The following are from one region of the Candidatus Woesearchaeota archaeon genome:
- a CDS encoding FTR1 family protein gives MIESFLITSRETLEASLVVGIVMAYLNRTNNQQFKKSVYYGIIFGILISLLSAYFFMVIAGGFEGRTEELFEGITMLIGAFLLTTMILWMMKQRHVAQQIEAKVTKHIAHPTPLFSHVGIFLLIAIAVIREGVETVIFLNAINYASGISFIGGLLGIGIAVLVGYLFFMSTTKINLKKLFTISSVLLILFAAGLVAHGVHEFEEAGVLSGIITPVWDINPQVVGEGQYPLLHEKGAIGSFFKGLFGYNGNPSLLEVLSYATYLVLIFFLYLRIEQQQFPQKAEA, from the coding sequence ATGATAGAGTCTTTTTTAATTACGTCGAGGGAAACACTCGAAGCAAGCCTTGTGGTGGGTATTGTCATGGCGTATTTGAACCGGACAAACAACCAACAATTCAAAAAGAGCGTGTATTATGGGATTATTTTTGGAATTCTTATCAGTCTTCTTTCAGCATATTTTTTTATGGTTATTGCCGGAGGATTTGAGGGAAGAACTGAAGAGCTCTTTGAAGGTATCACCATGCTTATCGGAGCTTTTCTTCTGACGACCATGATCTTATGGATGATGAAGCAACGTCATGTTGCGCAGCAGATTGAGGCAAAGGTTACGAAGCATATTGCCCATCCAACGCCTTTATTCTCTCATGTCGGTATCTTCCTGCTCATTGCTATTGCAGTTATCAGAGAAGGGGTTGAAACCGTTATCTTCCTGAATGCTATCAATTATGCCTCAGGTATTAGCTTTATTGGAGGACTTTTAGGTATAGGCATTGCCGTCCTTGTGGGTTACCTTTTCTTCATGAGCACTACAAAGATCAATCTCAAGAAGCTTTTTACCATAAGTAGTGTTCTTCTGATCCTCTTTGCTGCAGGATTAGTTGCTCATGGTGTTCATGAGTTCGAAGAAGCAGGTGTTTTGTCAGGAATCATAACACCAGTATGGGACATTAATCCTCAAGTAGTGGGAGAAGGCCAGTATCCGCTCCTCCATGAAAAAGGTGCTATCGGCAGTTTCTTCAAGGGCTTGTTCGGCTATAACGGAAACCCAAGCCTATTAGAGGTGCTTTCCTATGCTACCTATCTTGTCCTTATTTTCTTCTTATACCTGAGAATTGAACAGCAACAATTCCCTCAGAAAGCCGAAGCTTGA
- a CDS encoding Lrp/AsnC family transcriptional regulator, protein MLDNISLGIIDALSENARTPILQIAKRLQVSESTIRKRVELLENKGIIKGYSLQIDHEKLGYQNIAFVGVDVQSERFLAIAHQLKNVKEIASVASSTGDHMFMLKIMTKNTDQLCDICEQIKRLDGVTRICPAIIKETLKGTL, encoded by the coding sequence ATGCTTGATAATATTAGTCTTGGGATCATCGATGCATTGTCTGAGAACGCACGAACGCCAATCTTGCAGATTGCAAAACGGTTACAGGTTTCTGAATCTACGATTAGAAAACGGGTTGAACTGCTCGAAAATAAAGGGATCATCAAAGGATACTCTCTCCAAATCGATCATGAAAAGCTGGGCTATCAGAACATAGCCTTTGTTGGTGTTGATGTACAGTCTGAACGCTTTCTGGCAATTGCGCATCAACTCAAAAACGTTAAAGAAATTGCTTCTGTTGCATCCTCCACTGGAGATCATATGTTCATGCTCAAAATAATGACAAAAAATACAGATCAACTGTGTGATATCTGTGAGCAGATTAAGCGGCTTGATGGTGTCACCCGTATCTGTCCTGCAATCATCAAAGAGACTCTGAAAGGAACATTGTAA
- a CDS encoding DUF814 domain-containing protein: MLTITLDIRKSVEENAAAYFEKAKKARKKREGALKALAITQEKLKKIQEEKEVKTQSFAKTLEQQKQGNVLKKQEWYEKFRWFYSSEGFLCIGGRDATTNEIVIKKHTEKNDIVFHTDMAGSPFFVIKVKDEKPTEITLQEVADATATYSRAWRQGLASLNVFYVAPDQVSKQTKAGEYMGKGAFMIYGKTTYLHGSVKIAIGLDQNSQIIGGPVSAVQKQCKKIITLVPGREKASDAAKLIKKKIDGNLDDIVKVIPPGGCQIVKT, translated from the coding sequence ATGTTAACCATTACCTTAGATATTAGGAAATCAGTAGAAGAAAATGCTGCAGCATATTTTGAAAAAGCAAAGAAAGCAAGGAAAAAGCGAGAGGGTGCGCTCAAAGCACTGGCTATTACCCAGGAGAAATTAAAGAAGATTCAGGAAGAAAAAGAGGTAAAGACACAATCCTTTGCAAAAACACTTGAACAACAAAAGCAAGGAAATGTGCTGAAGAAACAGGAATGGTATGAAAAATTTCGATGGTTTTACAGCTCAGAAGGATTCCTTTGTATCGGAGGGCGGGATGCAACCACCAACGAGATTGTCATTAAAAAACACACGGAAAAAAATGATATTGTCTTTCATACAGATATGGCAGGAAGCCCCTTTTTTGTGATTAAAGTAAAGGACGAAAAGCCAACAGAAATAACGCTTCAAGAGGTTGCAGATGCTACTGCCACTTACTCACGGGCATGGCGTCAGGGATTGGCAAGCCTCAATGTGTTTTATGTTGCACCAGATCAGGTCTCCAAGCAAACCAAAGCAGGAGAATACATGGGAAAGGGTGCCTTTATGATCTATGGAAAGACAACCTACCTTCATGGTAGTGTGAAAATTGCCATTGGACTTGATCAGAACAGCCAGATCATCGGAGGTCCAGTTAGTGCTGTCCAAAAACAGTGCAAGAAGATCATAACCCTTGTGCCTGGAAGGGAAAAGGCAAGTGATGCTGCTAAACTTATCAAAAAAAAGATTGATGGAAATCTGGATGATATTGTTAAAGTGATCCCTCCTGGTGGATGCCAGATCGTAAAAACATAA
- a CDS encoding DUF475 domain-containing protein: MDIVSLILVVIGLCLFETISSIDNAIINAEVVATMQEKARRWFLLWGLLIAVFAVRGLLPWLIIWVTTPSLGPLGALTATFSNDPSVAAAIERSAPVLLIGGGVFLIFLFFHWLFLEPKHFGLPGEKFFSRYSLWFYAIVSILLMVIVWFAAQKNALMAFSAVVGSTAFFITHGFKQNAEQAETKLMQKGSLSDASKILYLEVIDATFSIDGVLGAFAFTLSVPLILIGNGLGAVVVRQITVGNVERVKKYKYLKNGAMYSILFLGLIMLSDSFGFHIPAWLTPVITFIVIGYFFWKSKQEIKTQKL; encoded by the coding sequence ATGGACATTGTCTCCCTAATCCTGGTGGTCATAGGACTTTGTTTATTTGAGACCATTAGTAGTATTGATAATGCTATTATCAATGCAGAAGTTGTTGCAACCATGCAAGAAAAAGCACGGCGATGGTTCTTGTTATGGGGTCTTCTTATAGCAGTGTTTGCTGTTCGTGGACTACTACCCTGGCTGATTATATGGGTAACCACGCCTTCATTAGGCCCTTTGGGAGCATTAACTGCTACCTTCAGCAATGATCCAAGTGTAGCAGCAGCTATAGAACGATCTGCGCCCGTCCTTTTAATTGGGGGTGGTGTTTTTCTTATCTTCCTCTTCTTCCATTGGCTTTTCCTTGAACCAAAGCATTTTGGATTACCTGGAGAAAAGTTTTTTTCCCGTTATAGCCTCTGGTTCTATGCTATTGTCTCTATTCTCTTGATGGTTATTGTCTGGTTTGCTGCTCAGAAAAACGCTTTAATGGCATTTTCTGCAGTTGTCGGGTCAACCGCATTTTTCATTACCCATGGCTTTAAACAGAACGCAGAACAGGCAGAAACAAAACTCATGCAAAAAGGAAGTTTATCAGACGCCAGCAAAATCCTCTACCTTGAAGTAATTGATGCCACATTCTCGATTGATGGGGTTCTGGGAGCTTTTGCCTTCACGCTGTCTGTGCCCCTTATTTTAATCGGTAATGGCCTTGGTGCTGTTGTGGTACGACAGATTACCGTAGGCAATGTCGAACGGGTAAAGAAGTACAAATACCTGAAGAATGGAGCTATGTACTCTATCCTTTTTTTGGGTCTTATCATGCTCTCTGACAGCTTTGGCTTTCATATCCCAGCTTGGCTCACTCCGGTAATCACCTTTATCGTCATTGGATACTTTTTCTGGAAATCAAAGCAGGAAATAAAGACGCAAAAGCTTTAA
- a CDS encoding HIT domain-containing protein — protein MEMTQEQLQQMSPEQIKEYQKQNCIFCHIIAGKVNSKKVYEDEMSIAIMDINPANPGHVLIIPKEHYVIMPQVPEYELRHLAMVTKAMSNALLRALKAQGTNVFIANGMAAGQKAQHFMVHLVPRKDNDGLTNFTIPEKRMSPEQIADVLKRLKPKINEVFGLEKTGEEEVSLQAPVVDAEFEEEPEEEARQEESSPQQSPKQSTKVSEKDVDLDKISNLFLGRQ, from the coding sequence ATGGAAATGACGCAAGAACAACTCCAACAGATGAGTCCTGAACAGATCAAGGAGTATCAGAAGCAAAATTGTATTTTCTGTCATATCATTGCAGGAAAAGTGAACTCTAAAAAAGTCTATGAGGATGAGATGAGTATTGCTATTATGGATATTAACCCTGCAAATCCCGGTCATGTTCTTATCATTCCTAAAGAGCACTATGTCATCATGCCTCAGGTTCCAGAATATGAGCTACGTCATTTGGCCATGGTGACCAAGGCTATGTCAAATGCATTACTCCGTGCCCTTAAAGCCCAAGGAACCAATGTCTTTATTGCCAATGGTATGGCTGCAGGTCAAAAAGCGCAGCATTTCATGGTTCATCTTGTCCCTCGTAAGGACAATGATGGACTAACAAATTTTACTATTCCTGAAAAAAGGATGAGCCCAGAACAGATTGCTGATGTTCTTAAACGCCTTAAGCCCAAGATCAATGAAGTCTTCGGACTTGAAAAAACTGGAGAAGAGGAGGTTTCCTTACAAGCTCCGGTTGTGGATGCAGAGTTTGAAGAAGAGCCTGAAGAGGAAGCGCGTCAAGAGGAATCATCACCTCAGCAGTCACCAAAACAATCCACCAAGGTTAGCGAAAAGGATGTTGATCTTGACAAGATTAGTAATCTTTTCCTTGGAAGACAATAA
- a CDS encoding HIT family protein: MANDTCTFCSMVAGHFPAQKVFENDTVMAVLAPAPAAYGHLLVMPKQHFPIIEQVPDFVMGEMLLVCNKLSTAVFETLGSTGTNIIVQNGIAAGQTAAHCMAHILPRRENDNLNFQWQPRQLSEEQLSTVELQITEFTQGIGHFDKKEPEKEPEATSSPPSSPQPTRGEEHGHDHGHKHDEESLHEDEEEENYILKQLQRIP; this comes from the coding sequence ATGGCAAATGACACATGCACCTTCTGTAGTATGGTAGCAGGACATTTTCCTGCTCAAAAAGTTTTTGAGAACGACACGGTCATGGCTGTCCTTGCACCAGCGCCAGCAGCTTATGGACATCTGTTAGTCATGCCCAAACAGCATTTTCCCATCATTGAACAAGTACCCGATTTTGTTATGGGAGAGATGCTTTTAGTTTGTAATAAACTCTCGACTGCTGTTTTCGAGACTCTGGGATCAACAGGTACAAATATTATCGTACAGAATGGTATTGCTGCTGGACAAACTGCTGCCCATTGCATGGCTCATATCCTTCCGAGGCGTGAAAATGACAACCTTAACTTCCAATGGCAGCCACGCCAGCTTTCTGAAGAACAGCTCTCAACTGTTGAATTACAGATCACTGAATTTACCCAAGGCATAGGTCATTTTGACAAGAAAGAGCCAGAAAAAGAGCCTGAAGCAACGAGTTCTCCACCGTCATCTCCACAGCCAACCAGAGGAGAAGAACATGGACACGATCATGGTCATAAGCACGACGAAGAAAGCCTGCACGAAGACGAAGAAGAGGAAAACTATATTCTCAAACAGCTCCAACGCATTCCGTAG